GAAACTGTTGGTCAGCTTGAACAGCAGCGGGTACAGGATCAGGAACGCGAGCCCGATCAGCAGCAAATACCGCACGATCGACCACGCGAGTCCGAGCCAGAACGCGGCGCTCGAAGCTTTGCCGCGCCACCGCCGGACCCACGCCGCCGGAACGACGGACGACGCCGTCTTGTTGGTCTGTATGACGCTCATCGCCATCACTCCTTGGATTGATAAAAGACGAATCGACTCGCAACGAGGCCGATGAGGGCGAGGAACACGCCCGCGACCAGGAAATACACCCACGCCATCGCCGACGCCGTGCCGTATTCGCCGATCCGCATGGACGCCGTAATGCCGTTCATGATCGCGTTCGTGCTGCCGGTGAACGAATCGATGACCGAATAGATGATGTTGACCAGGATGAGCGGGCTGAGCAGCGGGAACGTAATTTTCCAGAAGCATTCCCATCCCGAGCAGCCCTCGATCTTGGCCGCCTCGTAGATCGAGGACGAGATCGCCTGCAGGCCCGCCAGGAAAATCAAAATCTGAACGCCCGAGTGGTTGACGACGTTGTAGATGTTTTCCGCGGCGCCGACCGTCAGGTTGACGAGCGCGGGGCTGAAGTCGAACATCTGGTACATGTACCGCCGGAGCTCCAAGCCGCTGAACAGTCCGCCCGACATCGACTGCATCGTCGCGATGCCGTTGTCGATGCCTTGGACGCCTTGATACGCGTTCAGGACGGAGTTGCGCATATCCGCCTTGTCGATGATGCCGGTGGCGAGGATGACCGGAACGAAGAAGATCGCCCGGAACACCCCGCGGCCGCGCATCTTCTGATTGAGCAGCACGGCGATGAACAAGCTGTACATGACGAGAATCGGTATGTCGAACAGCATGTTGCGCACGGCGTCGAACAGCTGCCGGTTGAAGTTCGGGTCGACCCGCAGGATGTGGAAATAGTTATCCAGCCGGACGAATTCGGCCGTGTACCCGCCGAGCGGCTCCACTTTGACGTCCATGAAGCTGAATCGGAAGGAATCGATGAAGATCCCGAGAAACAGCAGAAGAAATCCGACGACGAACGGGCTGACGAACACCCATCCCATGAGATCCCGCTTCTCCGTTACCGTTCGTCTCCGCAGTCTTTGGATTCTTTGCAATCGTAGCATGTCGTGTATCCCTCCTCTCCGCTTACGGCGCCCATACCGCGTAATCGACCGGGCCGATCGTCGCGCCGTCGACCGACACCGCTTCGTCCCGGTAGTTGATGACGATCCGCTTGCCGTTCGCGAACGTCGTCCGGTACACGTCTTCGTCCAGCCGCTCGTGATCGACGATCGGCTCCCCCTGCACGTCGCGCAGCGCCTCGTCGACTTCCGCATAGATCGACGCCGCGTCTTCCTTCCACTCGTCGAAGGAGGATGCGTAGCGTTCGTTGAACAAATTCGCGTGCTTCAGCTCGCGGTTATCCCCCGCGTTCAGCTTGAAGTAGACGCCGCCGCCGGTTTCCAGCGTCTTCAGCACGGCGCGGCGCACGTCGTTCGTCAGATTGAGCGGCTCTCCGGCGTACCCGACGTACCCATGCAGCGCGATCTGCAGGAACGGCACGGCTTCGTCGGCGACGGCGAACGAGCTGTCTTCCGTCGGCAGGCGCAGGATATGGTCCGCATACGGGAACGTGTACGCGTTGCCGAAGTCGGTCATGATCGCGCCGTACTCCGACGACGCCTTCGCGAGAACGCTCGTCTGGTAGCCTTGGGCCTGTTGGCGGTTCGAGTCGCGGTTCGTTTTGAAATTCGAGTGCAGTCCTTCCCCGAGAGTCGACAAGGACATCGCGTCGATCCCCAAGGAGCGATAAGCTTTGGAAAACGATTCGTAATACCCGGGCAGCTTCCTCGGGTCGACGATCCATTCGTTGTTCTCGTACTCGAGCTCCGCCGGATTCAGATAAGCGTTGTAGCCGATCTTCTGAAACAGCGTCCGGATCGAATCCTGCTTCGGCGCAAACCCGTCGAACCAACGGTTGTCGGACACGTACAAGAAGTCGACGTCCGGAAATACTTGCGCGCCCGCGCGGCTCGCCTGCTCCGACAGCCGGCGCAGTCCCGCCGCGCCGCCTAACGCCTTCTCCGTCTTCATGTTCGAAGGCGCCGTATGGAAGAAGCCGCCGTTGTACCAGGCGGTATAGCGCAGCTTGAGGCTGCCGACGCCGCGCGCGGCCAGCTCCTCCAGCATCGTTCCGGCTTCCTCGAACGACGTGATCGCCATGCGGCTGACGACCGGGAAGCCCCACTTCCGCGTCATCGCCTCGACGGCGCCCATCGTCTCCAGGTAGAACGGGACCTGCGCCTCCGGCGACGCCGGCTTCAAGACGCCCCGGTCGACGAGCGTGTCGCGGTACGCCTTCGCCAT
The nucleotide sequence above comes from Paenibacillus antri. Encoded proteins:
- a CDS encoding carbohydrate ABC transporter permease; the protein is MLRLQRIQRLRRRTVTEKRDLMGWVFVSPFVVGFLLLFLGIFIDSFRFSFMDVKVEPLGGYTAEFVRLDNYFHILRVDPNFNRQLFDAVRNMLFDIPILVMYSLFIAVLLNQKMRGRGVFRAIFFVPVILATGIIDKADMRNSVLNAYQGVQGIDNGIATMQSMSGGLFSGLELRRYMYQMFDFSPALVNLTVGAAENIYNVVNHSGVQILIFLAGLQAISSSIYEAAKIEGCSGWECFWKITFPLLSPLILVNIIYSVIDSFTGSTNAIMNGITASMRIGEYGTASAMAWVYFLVAGVFLALIGLVASRFVFYQSKE